The proteins below are encoded in one region of Hordeum vulgare subsp. vulgare chromosome 3H, MorexV3_pseudomolecules_assembly, whole genome shotgun sequence:
- the LOC123445435 gene encoding LRR receptor kinase BAK1-like, with protein sequence MAAQTGAALLLAGLLALATIVSSNTEGDILYSQRQVWKDPNNVLTSWDPTLVNPCTWFHVTCNLDNSVIRVDLGNAGISGTLIPQLGQLKNLQYLELYANNMSGPIPTTLGNLTRLVTLDLYDNHFTGAIPSSLGAVGTLRFLRLHGNKLAGDIPTSLGRLTKLVELELQENMLTGVVPLEVLSLVLVGDLTELNVAKNNLAGTVRSSKPRVATVIQDTLKTTS encoded by the exons ATGGCAGCTCAGACCGGAGCagcgctcctcctcgccggcctcctcGCTCTTGCAACCATTGTCAGCAGCAACACTGAAG GCGACATCCTTTACTCGCAAAGGCAGGTGTGGAAGGACCCCAACAACGTGCTGACGAGCTGGGATCCGACGCTTGTCAACCCTTGCACTTGGTTCCATGTCACCTGCAACCTCGACAACTCCGTCATCCGAGT GGATTTGGGGAACGCGGGCATCTCAGGCACCCTGATTCCTCAACTGGGACAACTGAAGAACCTGCAGTACCT GGAGCTGTACGCGAACAATATGAGTGGACCAATACCAACAACCCTGGGCAACCTGACACGCCTGGTCACCCTCGATCTCTACGACAACCATTTCACCGGCGCGATACCTTCCTCGCTTGGGGCAGTGGGGACGCTTCGTTTTCT gaggctacatgggaacAAACTGGCGGGAGATATACCGACGTCGTTGGGCCGTCTGACGAAGCTTGTCGAGCTGGAGCTTCAGGAGAACATGCTTACTGGCGTGGTGCCGCTGGAGGttctctctcttgttcttgtCGGGGACTTGACTGAACT AAATGTTGCCAAGAACAATCTTGCCGGCACTGTTAGATCATCTAAACCAAGAG TGGCTACGGTCATCCAGGACACGCTCAAGACTACAAGCTGA
- the LOC123445436 gene encoding S-formylglutathione hydrolase → MAAAAPPPAAALEQLSKTKMFGGHNLRFRHQSAALGCPMTFSLFLPASPASKLPVLYWLSGLTCTDENFIIKSGAQRAAAAHGVALVAPDTSPRGLNVEGEADSWDFGVGAGFYLNATNEKWKNWRMYDYVVKELPKVLSDNFEQLNTSCASIFGHSMGGHGALTIYLKNTDKYKSVSAFAPIANPINCPWGQKAFSNYLGTTKSEWEEYDATFLVKKCNTVSTSILIDQGEDDKFLAEQLLAGNFEEACKSAGVPLTLRMQPGYDHSFFFIATFIDDHIAHHAQFLKSA, encoded by the exons ATGGCGGCGGCCGCACCCCCTCCCGCGGCGGCGCTGGAGCAGCTGAGCAAGACCAAGATGTTCGGCGGCCACAACCTCCGCTTCCGCCACCAGAGCGCCGCCCTCGGCTGCCCCATGACCttctccctcttcctccccgcgTCGCCGGCCTCCAAGCTCCCC GTTCTCTACTGGCTCTCCGGCCTCACCTGCACCGACGAGAACTTCATCATCAAGTCCGGCGCCCAGCGCGCCGCCGCGGCCCACGGCGTCGCCCTCGTCGCCCCCGACACCTCCCCCC GTGGACTAAATGTTGAAGGAGAGGCAGATAGTTGGGATTTTGGTGTTG GTGCTGGATTTTATTTGAATGCCACAAATGAGAAGTGGAAAAACTGGCGCATGTACGACTATGTTGTGAAGGAGCTGCCAAAAGTTCTTAGTGACAACTTTGAACAGcttaacacgtcatgtgcatcaaTTTTTGGCCACTCTATGGGAGGGCATGGTGCACTCACTATCTACTTGAAGAACACTGACAAATACAAG TCGGTGTCTGCATTTGCTCCAATTGCTAACCCAATAAACTGCCCATGGGGCCAGAAAGCATTCTCAAACTATCTGGGCACAACTAAATCagaatgggag GAATACGATGCAACATTCTTGGTCAAGAAGTGCAACACGGTTTCAACTTCTATCCTGATTGACCAG GGAGAGGATGACAAGTTCCTGGCGGAGCAGCTGCTGGCGGGCAACTTTGAGGAGGCGTGCAAGTCGGCGGGCGTTCCACTGACTCTCCGCATGCAGCCGGGATACGACCATtccttcttcttcatcgccaCCTTCATCGACGATCACATCGCGCACCATGCCCAGTTCCTCAAGAGCGCATGA